From the genome of Acidimicrobiales bacterium, one region includes:
- a CDS encoding class I adenylate-forming enzyme family protein, which yields MRHLRFTDDKESIGVLFDRAAEKMPDAVVRLDTPSTLVPRHGTTLTYAAMADFVREASGWFSAAGVRPGDRVAVAKTNHFDTLLLGAAAVRLGALPALLSGGIFPDQAPVMLDRLRPSAVFADRGVIDRWRLLDGSPEYRVVSLDGAHPGAVPLDDLRGELPPRPNPPAQGEPMILTHTSGTTGVPKMVQHSAASISHRAKLQTMPWPVVSFRRRDRYAAQLSWSHARAIDGMAAVLHIGCPLLAMATTDPEVASRALLEFRPTIMEALPNALLYWEPMIQANPEVFTDTRFFISAFDAIHPRTARICLDASDKKLAFVLQAYGQSESGGITGDLYTRRTVRRKPGKAPNLRSMGFKFLGMSDIRTVDIETGEPLPRGSFGEFEVKSKGLAMTYYGQEDLHARRRRNGWWTMGDVGVVTKTGRAILYDREIDLVPGVESCLELEDRLLDELPQLTEVVIVAVDGKAQPVVATAGEPLDRAAWAKATADLPQLEAPIQLPWEDIPRTATMKVRRRALVAQLEAQRAAAPADADPAPAELTSA from the coding sequence ATGAGACACCTCCGATTCACCGACGACAAGGAGAGCATCGGCGTCCTGTTCGATCGGGCCGCCGAGAAGATGCCCGACGCGGTCGTCCGGCTCGACACCCCGTCCACGCTCGTTCCCCGCCACGGGACGACCCTCACCTACGCCGCCATGGCCGACTTCGTCCGGGAGGCGTCCGGCTGGTTCTCCGCCGCCGGCGTCCGCCCGGGGGACCGCGTCGCGGTGGCGAAGACCAACCACTTCGACACGCTCCTGCTCGGGGCGGCCGCCGTGCGCCTCGGGGCGCTGCCCGCGCTGCTGTCCGGCGGCATCTTCCCCGACCAGGCCCCGGTGATGCTCGACCGCCTGCGCCCGTCGGCCGTGTTCGCCGACCGCGGCGTGATCGATCGGTGGCGGCTGCTCGACGGCTCGCCCGAGTACCGGGTGGTCAGCCTCGACGGGGCCCACCCCGGCGCCGTCCCGCTCGACGACCTGCGGGGCGAGCTGCCGCCGCGGCCCAATCCGCCGGCGCAGGGCGAGCCGATGATCCTGACCCACACGTCCGGCACGACCGGCGTCCCGAAGATGGTGCAGCACTCGGCGGCGTCGATCTCCCACCGCGCCAAGCTCCAGACGATGCCCTGGCCGGTGGTGTCGTTCCGCCGGAGGGACCGCTACGCCGCCCAGCTGTCGTGGAGCCACGCGCGGGCCATCGACGGCATGGCCGCGGTGCTCCACATCGGCTGCCCGCTGCTCGCCATGGCGACCACCGACCCCGAGGTGGCCAGCCGGGCGCTCCTCGAGTTCCGGCCGACGATCATGGAGGCGCTGCCGAACGCGCTCCTCTACTGGGAGCCGATGATCCAGGCGAACCCCGAGGTCTTCACCGACACCCGCTTCTTCATCTCGGCCTTCGACGCCATCCACCCGCGCACGGCGAGGATCTGCCTCGACGCCTCCGACAAGAAGCTGGCGTTCGTGCTCCAGGCCTACGGCCAGAGCGAGTCGGGCGGCATCACCGGCGACCTGTACACGCGCAGGACCGTGCGCCGGAAGCCGGGCAAGGCCCCGAACCTCCGCAGCATGGGCTTCAAGTTCCTCGGCATGTCGGACATCCGCACGGTCGACATCGAGACCGGCGAGCCGCTCCCGCGCGGCAGCTTCGGCGAGTTCGAGGTGAAGTCCAAGGGCCTCGCCATGACGTACTACGGGCAGGAGGACCTGCACGCCCGCCGGCGCCGCAACGGCTGGTGGACGATGGGCGACGTCGGCGTCGTCACCAAGACGGGCCGGGCCATCCTCTACGACCGCGAGATCGACCTCGTGCCCGGCGTCGAGAGCTGCCTCGAGCTCGAGGACCGGCTCCTCGACGAGCTGCCCCAGCTCACCGAGGTGGTCATCGTCGCCGTCGACGGCAAGGCCCAGCCGGTGGTCGCCACCGCCGGGGAGCCGCTCGACCGGGCGGCGTGGGCCAAGGCGACGGCCGACCTGCCCCAGCTCGAGGCGCCCATCCAGCT